One stretch of Campylobacter sp. CCS1377 DNA includes these proteins:
- a CDS encoding ABC transporter ATP-binding protein, with amino-acid sequence MIRAQNLCLGYDELVIKDANFTFNQEDFIFITGKSGSGKSTLLKSFYGDLDISSGKLEVYENSMKKIGNLELLKLRQKIGIIFQDYKLIQEYSVEKNIMLPLMIKGYSKKICKDQATKLLKHVNLSFKADKMPNQLSGGEQQRVAMARALAHNPKLLLCDEPTGNLDEYSSDIIWTLLKSAKELLGTCIVVVTHRIPSNLRLNYRRFEIENGKINEIL; translated from the coding sequence TTGATTAGAGCGCAAAATCTGTGTTTGGGTTATGATGAACTTGTGATAAAAGATGCAAATTTTACATTCAACCAAGAGGATTTTATTTTTATCACAGGAAAGAGTGGAAGCGGAAAAAGCACACTTTTAAAATCTTTTTATGGAGATTTAGATATTTCATCAGGTAAGCTTGAGGTGTATGAAAATTCCATGAAAAAAATAGGGAATTTGGAGCTTTTAAAATTAAGACAAAAAATAGGCATCATTTTTCAAGACTATAAACTCATTCAAGAATACAGTGTGGAAAAAAACATTATGCTTCCTTTGATGATAAAAGGATACAGTAAAAAAATTTGCAAAGATCAAGCCACTAAGCTTTTAAAGCATGTAAATTTAAGCTTTAAAGCCGATAAAATGCCAAATCAACTTTCAGGTGGCGAGCAGCAACGCGTCGCTATGGCAAGGGCTTTAGCGCATAATCCAAAACTTTTGCTTTGTGATGAACCTACGGGCAATTTAGATGAGTATTCTTCGGATATCATTTGGACTTTGCTTAAATCAGCTAAAGAATTGCTTGGTACTTGCATTGTTGTGGTAACCCATAGAATTCCAAGTAATTTAAGGCTTAATTACCGAAGATTTGAAATAGAAAATGGAAAAATCAATGAAATTCTTTAA
- the tyrS gene encoding tyrosine--tRNA ligase: MDLKNIIADIKRGVAEIIDEEKLEALIKNYYEKGENFYIKAGFDPTAPDLHLGHSVVLNKMALLQKHGGLVYFLIGDFTGQIGDPSGKNATRKKLSKEEVLKNAKTYEEQVFKILDKEKTFIKFNSEWLNSLGAAGVVELTSTFSVARMLERDDFTKRFREQSPISICEFLYPLLQGYDSVALKSDIEMGGTDQKFNLLMGRTLQRIYNTGKEQAVMMMPLLEGLDGVNKMSKSLNNYIGVTEKANDMYAKILSISDELMLRYYELLSFKSTKELEQIKQDLKQGTLHPKKAKENLALEITQRFHSVALANEAKAEFDKVHSANELPSQMEEFSVNGTIWLAKALVECGLENSTSSARRSIGANAVSVNSQKVKDEQMQLTQGEYILQVGKRKFAKLRVI, encoded by the coding sequence ATGGATTTAAAAAATATTATTGCTGATATAAAAAGAGGGGTTGCTGAAATCATAGATGAGGAAAAATTAGAAGCTTTGATTAAAAATTATTACGAAAAAGGTGAAAATTTTTACATTAAAGCAGGATTTGATCCTACGGCTCCTGATTTGCATTTGGGACATAGTGTGGTTTTAAATAAAATGGCTTTACTTCAAAAACATGGCGGACTTGTTTATTTTTTGATTGGAGATTTTACAGGACAAATTGGCGATCCTAGCGGAAAAAATGCAACAAGAAAAAAATTAAGCAAAGAAGAAGTTTTGAAAAACGCAAAAACCTACGAAGAGCAAGTATTTAAAATTCTTGATAAGGAAAAAACTTTTATTAAGTTTAATTCTGAGTGGCTGAATAGCTTGGGCGCTGCTGGTGTAGTTGAATTGACTTCAACTTTTAGCGTGGCAAGAATGCTAGAGCGTGATGATTTTACAAAGCGTTTTAGAGAGCAAAGCCCTATATCAATATGTGAATTTTTATATCCTTTGCTTCAAGGTTATGATAGTGTAGCTTTAAAAAGCGATATAGAAATGGGCGGAACAGATCAAAAATTTAATCTTTTAATGGGAAGAACTTTGCAAAGAATTTATAACACAGGAAAAGAGCAAGCGGTTATGATGATGCCTTTGCTTGAAGGCTTAGACGGTGTTAATAAAATGAGTAAAAGTTTAAATAATTACATAGGTGTTACAGAAAAAGCTAATGATATGTATGCTAAAATATTAAGCATTAGTGATGAGTTGATGCTAAGGTATTACGAGCTTTTAAGTTTTAAAAGCACCAAAGAACTTGAGCAAATCAAGCAAGATTTAAAGCAAGGCACACTTCATCCTAAAAAAGCAAAAGAGAATTTAGCATTAGAAATTACGCAAAGATTTCATTCTGTGGCTTTAGCCAATGAAGCTAAGGCGGAATTTGACAAGGTACATAGTGCTAATGAATTGCCAAGTCAGATGGAAGAATTTAGCGTTAATGGCACTATTTGGCTTGCAAAAGCTTTGGTTGAATGCGGTTTGGAAAACTCTACTTCATCAGCAAGGAGAAGTATAGGTGCAAATGCTGTGAGTGTAAATTCTCAAAAAGTAAAAGATGAACAAATGCAATTAACTCAAGGGGAATATATTCTCCAAGTAGGTAAAAGAAAATTTGCAAAACTAAGGGTGATATAA
- a CDS encoding peptidoglycan DD-metalloendopeptidase family protein → MRIILCLLCCFSLLCAKTSINEQTKNLKENERIQRQLNKKLEDLAVDILNSEKKLKKLANDIEKLSDETKKLEKNAKIQSQELSTLNAQNEDLVKNRNIMENKLVDLIAKDFVYDLPIPKGYLESEESFMAFEVLKNLDAILTNELYQLSKDYESINKTINEKQSQIRTINISLKEYNKRLEKLQELKQNQENEIKKQKMDKEIYTKKLSTLKDQQDELRKTLAELKIIEEKKLKAQNKEKEEIKNADSEEIRRLGNGYQGGAVKKYSGAKTIAPLDSFIVKQKFGNYTDPVYKIKIFNENVVLKSKTPDAVVKSILNGKIVFAKDTNMLQKVVIVEHSNGIHTIYAHLDKIAPTIQVGKNVKKGAVLGRVKDELTFEVTQKNFHINPLELISLN, encoded by the coding sequence ATGAGAATCATTTTATGCCTTTTGTGCTGTTTTTCTTTGCTTTGTGCTAAAACAAGCATCAACGAACAAACTAAAAATTTAAAAGAAAATGAAAGAATTCAACGCCAACTCAATAAAAAACTTGAAGATTTGGCCGTCGATATTTTAAATAGCGAAAAAAAACTTAAGAAATTGGCAAATGATATTGAAAAGCTTAGCGATGAAACAAAAAAACTTGAAAAAAATGCCAAAATTCAAAGCCAAGAATTAAGCACCCTTAACGCGCAAAATGAAGATTTGGTAAAAAATAGAAATATTATGGAAAATAAACTTGTAGATTTAATTGCTAAAGATTTTGTGTATGATTTGCCTATCCCAAAGGGTTATTTAGAAAGTGAAGAGAGTTTTATGGCTTTTGAAGTTTTAAAAAATCTTGATGCTATTTTAACCAATGAGCTTTACCAACTCTCAAAAGATTATGAAAGTATCAATAAAACCATCAATGAAAAACAAAGTCAAATTAGAACCATTAACATCAGTTTAAAAGAATACAATAAAAGATTAGAGAAGCTTCAAGAACTTAAGCAAAACCAAGAAAATGAAATTAAAAAGCAAAAAATGGATAAAGAAATTTATACTAAAAAACTCAGCACTCTTAAAGATCAGCAAGATGAGTTAAGAAAAACACTGGCCGAGTTAAAAATCATAGAAGAAAAAAAGCTTAAAGCGCAAAATAAGGAAAAAGAAGAGATTAAAAATGCCGATAGCGAAGAAATAAGAAGGCTTGGAAATGGTTATCAAGGTGGTGCGGTTAAAAAATATTCCGGTGCTAAAACTATTGCGCCTTTAGATTCTTTTATTGTAAAGCAAAAATTTGGAAATTATACCGATCCTGTTTATAAGATTAAAATTTTTAATGAAAATGTTGTTTTAAAGAGCAAAACTCCTGATGCGGTTGTAAAAAGCATTTTAAATGGAAAAATAGTTTTTGCCAAAGATACGAATATGCTTCAAAAAGTGGTTATTGTAGAGCATTCTAATGGAATTCATACTATTTATGCCCATTTAGATAAGATAGCGCCAACCATTCAAGTGGGAAAAAATGTAAAAAAAGGCGCGGTATTAGGCAGAGTAAAAGATGAATTAACTTTTGAAGTGACACAAAAAAATTTTCATATCAATCCTTTGGAGTTGATTAGTTTAAATTAG
- the pyrH gene encoding UMP kinase — MRERKRVLVKFSGEALAGESGFGIENSILKFIASEIKELVQNNIEVGIVIGGGNIIRGVSAAKGGLIKRTSGDHMGMLATVINAIAMQEALESAGLDVRVQSAIQMEAFCETYIMRRAQRHLDKGRVVIFAAGTGNPYFTTDTTAILRAVEIDADAIIKATKVDGIYDKDPKKFDDAVFLNTLTYDEAMQDNIKVMDDTAIALAKDNSLPIIVCNMFETGNLLKIIQGDTSLCSVVKN; from the coding sequence ATGCGAGAGAGAAAAAGGGTATTAGTAAAATTTTCAGGCGAGGCTTTGGCTGGAGAGAGTGGATTTGGTATAGAAAATTCCATTCTTAAATTCATAGCTTCGGAGATTAAAGAATTAGTTCAAAATAATATAGAAGTGGGTATAGTTATAGGTGGAGGAAACATTATCCGCGGTGTTTCAGCTGCTAAGGGTGGATTGATTAAACGCACGAGTGGTGATCATATGGGGATGTTGGCTACAGTGATTAATGCCATTGCAATGCAAGAAGCTTTAGAAAGCGCAGGACTTGATGTTAGGGTTCAAAGTGCAATACAAATGGAAGCTTTTTGTGAAACTTATATAATGCGTCGTGCTCAAAGACATTTAGATAAAGGTCGTGTGGTAATTTTTGCTGCAGGTACTGGAAATCCTTATTTTACAACAGATACTACAGCGATTTTAAGAGCGGTAGAAATTGACGCAGATGCTATTATTAAAGCGACAAAAGTGGATGGAATTTATGATAAAGATCCTAAAAAATTTGATGATGCAGTGTTTTTAAATACTTTAACTTATGATGAAGCAATGCAAGATAATATAAAAGTTATGGATGATACAGCCATTGCTTTAGCTAAGGATAATTCTTTGCCTATTATAGTGTGTAATATGTTTGAAACAGGAAATTTATTAAAAATCATACAAGGAGACACCTCTCTTTGTTCGGTAGTAAAAAATTAA
- a CDS encoding nitronate monooxygenase family protein: MDLKPLQIGKHTIKYPIIQGGMGLGISWDRLASAVSSNGGLGVISSVGTGYYENLKYVSKEFNAKPYGSNNFYSREGLHALINNARKVCGDAPLGCNILCASNDYARIARDACEVGFNVIISGAGLPTNLPEFTADFPDVALVPIVSSAKALKIICKRWQGRYNRLPDAVVVEGPKSGGHQGFTYEQCLDPNYQLENLITPIALEAKEWGNFPIIAAGGVWDKNDIEKMISLGASGVQMGTRFIGTFECDASDDFKNVLLECKQDDIELIKSPVGYPARGIRTNLLNLVDKRMGPKINCVSNCVSPCQRGKEATKVGYCIADRLFDAWSGRKETGLFFTGANGYRLNKLISVKELIHKLVNGEDA, translated from the coding sequence ATGGATTTAAAACCTCTACAAATAGGTAAGCATACGATAAAATATCCCATTATCCAAGGTGGAATGGGTTTGGGAATCAGTTGGGATAGGCTTGCTTCTGCTGTATCTTCAAATGGTGGTTTGGGTGTTATTTCTTCGGTAGGAACAGGTTATTATGAAAATTTAAAATATGTCAGCAAGGAATTTAACGCTAAGCCCTATGGAAGCAATAATTTTTACTCACGAGAAGGCTTACACGCTTTAATTAATAACGCAAGAAAAGTATGTGGCGATGCTCCTTTGGGTTGCAATATTTTATGTGCGAGCAATGATTATGCTAGAATTGCCCGTGATGCTTGTGAAGTGGGATTTAATGTCATTATTTCAGGAGCTGGACTTCCGACAAATTTACCAGAATTTACTGCAGATTTTCCTGATGTTGCTTTAGTTCCAATTGTTTCTTCAGCAAAGGCTTTAAAAATCATTTGCAAAAGATGGCAAGGGCGCTATAATCGCTTGCCTGATGCTGTTGTTGTTGAAGGTCCTAAAAGTGGCGGACATCAAGGATTTACTTATGAGCAGTGTTTAGATCCAAATTATCAACTTGAAAATTTAATCACCCCTATAGCTTTAGAAGCTAAAGAATGGGGAAATTTTCCTATTATTGCAGCAGGTGGAGTTTGGGATAAAAATGATATAGAAAAAATGATTTCTTTAGGTGCAAGTGGTGTTCAAATGGGAACGAGATTTATAGGAACTTTTGAATGTGATGCAAGTGATGATTTTAAAAATGTTTTACTTGAATGCAAACAAGATGATATTGAGCTGATTAAATCTCCGGTTGGATATCCTGCAAGGGGCATTAGAACCAATTTGTTAAATTTAGTAGATAAAAGAATGGGACCAAAAATTAATTGTGTTAGCAACTGTGTTTCCCCTTGTCAAAGAGGAAAAGAGGCGACAAAGGTGGGTTATTGCATTGCTGATAGGCTTTTTGATGCTTGGTCTGGAAGAAAAGAAACAGGTTTATTTTTCACAGGTGCAAATGGCTATCGTTTAAATAAACTTATTAGCGTAAAAGAATTAATTCACAAATTAGTCAATGGTGAAGATGCTTAA
- a CDS encoding DNA-directed RNA polymerase subunit omega produces the protein MENRIEEVAAKALKKMNDDRYKLSLVVAKRAEELANGALPLVDLDKNKYKFSDIALYEIAEEKIVLEGFVETNR, from the coding sequence ATGGAAAACAGAATAGAAGAAGTAGCAGCTAAAGCGCTTAAAAAAATGAATGATGACAGATACAAACTTTCTTTAGTGGTGGCTAAAAGAGCTGAAGAATTAGCTAATGGCGCTTTGCCTTTGGTGGATTTGGATAAAAATAAATATAAATTTTCAGATATCGCACTTTATGAAATTGCAGAAGAAAAAATCGTTTTAGAGGGATTCGTTGAAACCAATCGATGA
- a CDS encoding FtsX-like permease family protein: MKFFKTHLSLIIPLIFMMFAFEFILFLNATLRHYEEKLNKDYNIILISSIKLDENILKTQISNISSLQILNPKDLIDRLKSDISDKNLKVLQNSLPFFYSVKLENLLNQNELNSLKEKLLKLPSVSRVETFAKTHDKIYTLLVLINAVFWVFLFIIILLSLALLLKQMKIWLYEHSQRVEIMVLFGAPFWFRSLALYKMVFFDCLISFILLLLLFTKGYESSLVQESLANIDISLPQVNFLFQLGGVFVFTLFICLLCVNSVMLKVKKK; encoded by the coding sequence ATGAAATTCTTTAAAACGCATTTATCTCTTATCATTCCTTTGATATTTATGATGTTTGCCTTTGAATTTATCTTATTTTTAAATGCAACTTTAAGACATTATGAAGAAAAATTAAACAAAGATTATAATATCATACTCATTAGCTCTATAAAACTGGATGAAAATATTTTAAAAACTCAAATTTCAAATATTTCATCTTTGCAAATTTTAAATCCCAAAGATTTAATCGATCGTTTAAAAAGCGATATTTCGGATAAAAATTTAAAGGTTTTGCAAAATTCTTTACCCTTTTTTTATAGTGTGAAACTTGAAAATTTACTCAATCAAAATGAGCTGAATTCTCTAAAAGAAAAATTGCTTAAATTGCCTTCTGTGAGCAGGGTTGAAACCTTTGCTAAAACACACGATAAAATTTATACCTTGCTTGTGCTGATTAATGCTGTTTTTTGGGTATTTTTGTTTATTATTATTTTATTAAGTCTTGCTCTGCTTTTAAAGCAGATGAAAATTTGGCTTTATGAGCACAGTCAAAGGGTGGAAATTATGGTTTTATTTGGTGCGCCTTTTTGGTTTCGCTCTTTAGCGCTTTATAAAATGGTGTTTTTTGATTGTTTGATTTCTTTTATTTTATTGCTTTTACTTTTTACTAAAGGTTATGAATCATCCTTGGTGCAAGAAAGTTTAGCAAACATTGATATCAGTTTGCCTCAGGTGAATTTTTTATTTCAGTTAGGCGGAGTTTTTGTTTTTACGCTTTTTATTTGCTTATTGTGTGTAAATTCTGTGATGCTTAAGGTTAAGAAAAAATGA
- a CDS encoding bifunctional (p)ppGpp synthetase/guanosine-3',5'-bis(diphosphate) 3'-pyrophosphohydrolase, whose translation MKPIDEELLLEKLIEDIKFCKDVNSAKELLFSLCKPSPILEKAVTFCITQHEGQKRKSGEPYAVHPMLVACLVAFLSSNEDMIAASLLHDVVEDTHCEEKDLIREFGAGISRLVNGLTKIVEIREDNLISSKSNQNLTKSALTFRNMLLASIEDVGVLVVKLCDRLHNMLTLDALRDDKKRRISEETLVVYAPIAHRLGISSIKNYLEDLSFKYLMPDEFTQINNYINSNDQYMQLGLNDFISKIELLFLKNGFRQGSFEIHKRIKHNYSVYLKMQRKGISIEEVLDLLGVRIMVETVSDCYLALGILHTNFNPLISRFKDYIALPKQNGYQTIHTTLFDAKNIIEAQIRTFDMHKIAEFGVAAHWKYKEGGNAVSTPKLDWLADISMQSNIEGTEDYSAVELYEYAKDSLYIEDIAVYSPKGEIFTLPRGATVLDFAYEVHTKIGLHAKSAYVNRVKVPLLTELKNGDIVRIVTASERFYRCSWIDSVKTGKARASIRAFCKQKLREIHLQTSLNILSSVFSVKNDKILKWIEKENLSKKIRQVPNDSVYFKDVVNTLKKYAKKSYWFDKYELKEQKIGNIIVYSNHKIANVEFDYCCHPKRGDAIMGFIESGNVVVHHKLCDKADKLLEKQKDMVFIKWDANVPKSYKVIFSLENKKGTLADFLTTLSKMQINILTINLSREPNSVVDYFEINIEIPDDIVVENVKDRLKTRYKILDFTSLNDAYKTN comes from the coding sequence TTGAAACCAATCGATGAAGAGTTATTGCTTGAAAAACTCATTGAAGATATAAAATTTTGTAAAGATGTAAATTCGGCTAAAGAATTATTATTCAGTCTTTGCAAACCAAGCCCCATTCTTGAAAAAGCGGTGACATTTTGTATTACTCAGCATGAAGGGCAGAAAAGAAAAAGTGGAGAGCCTTACGCGGTTCATCCTATGCTTGTGGCTTGTTTGGTTGCATTTTTAAGTTCAAATGAGGATATGATAGCAGCATCTTTGCTTCATGATGTGGTTGAAGATACTCATTGCGAAGAGAAAGATTTAATCAGAGAATTTGGTGCTGGAATTTCGCGTTTGGTTAATGGTCTTACTAAAATTGTAGAAATTAGAGAAGACAACTTAATCAGTTCAAAGTCCAATCAAAATTTAACAAAATCAGCCCTAACTTTCCGCAATATGCTTCTTGCTAGCATTGAAGATGTAGGTGTTTTGGTTGTAAAGCTTTGCGATAGACTCCATAATATGCTTACTCTTGATGCCTTAAGAGATGATAAGAAAAGACGTATTAGCGAAGAAACTTTAGTTGTTTATGCGCCTATTGCTCATAGACTAGGAATTTCAAGCATTAAAAATTATTTAGAAGATTTAAGTTTTAAGTATTTAATGCCGGATGAATTTACGCAAATCAATAATTATATTAATTCAAATGATCAATATATGCAATTAGGGCTTAATGATTTTATTTCTAAAATCGAGCTTTTATTTCTTAAAAATGGTTTTAGACAAGGAAGTTTTGAAATTCACAAACGTATCAAGCACAATTATTCTGTATATCTTAAAATGCAAAGAAAGGGCATTAGTATAGAAGAAGTTTTAGATTTGCTTGGTGTTAGAATTATGGTAGAAACGGTTTCTGATTGTTATTTGGCTTTGGGAATTTTACATACAAATTTTAATCCTTTAATCTCGCGTTTTAAAGATTATATTGCTTTACCTAAACAAAATGGCTATCAAACCATACACACGACTTTATTTGATGCAAAAAATATTATCGAAGCTCAAATTCGCACTTTTGATATGCATAAAATTGCAGAATTTGGAGTGGCAGCTCATTGGAAATACAAAGAAGGTGGTAATGCCGTAAGTACGCCAAAACTTGATTGGTTGGCTGATATTTCGATGCAAAGCAATATCGAAGGCACGGAAGATTATAGCGCGGTAGAATTATATGAGTATGCAAAAGATAGTTTGTATATAGAAGATATCGCAGTTTATTCGCCTAAAGGTGAAATTTTTACCTTGCCTCGTGGTGCTACTGTGCTTGATTTTGCCTATGAGGTGCATACTAAAATAGGTCTGCATGCTAAAAGCGCTTATGTGAACCGTGTTAAAGTTCCGCTTCTAACAGAGCTTAAAAATGGGGATATAGTGCGTATTGTTACCGCTAGTGAGAGATTTTATCGTTGTTCTTGGATAGATAGTGTCAAAACAGGAAAAGCAAGGGCAAGCATTCGTGCATTTTGTAAGCAAAAATTAAGAGAAATTCATTTACAAACTTCTTTAAATATCCTTTCTTCGGTGTTTAGTGTCAAAAATGATAAAATCCTAAAATGGATAGAAAAAGAAAATTTAAGCAAAAAAATCAGACAAGTTCCTAATGATAGTGTGTATTTTAAAGATGTGGTTAATACGCTGAAAAAATACGCCAAAAAATCTTATTGGTTTGACAAGTATGAGTTAAAAGAGCAAAAAATTGGCAATATCATTGTATATTCAAATCACAAAATAGCCAATGTGGAATTTGATTATTGTTGTCATCCAAAACGAGGTGATGCAATTATGGGTTTTATAGAATCAGGTAATGTTGTCGTTCATCATAAGCTTTGTGATAAGGCTGATAAATTGCTAGAAAAGCAAAAAGATATGGTTTTTATTAAGTGGGATGCCAATGTTCCAAAAAGTTATAAGGTAATATTTTCTTTGGAAAATAAAAAAGGGACTTTAGCAGACTTTTTAACCACGCTATCAAAAATGCAGATTAATATACTCACTATTAATCTTTCAAGAGAGCCTAATTCTGTTGTGGATTATTTTGAAATTAATATAGAAATTCCTGATGATATTGTCGTTGAAAATGTTAAAGATAGACTCAAAACGCGTTATAAAATTTTAGATTTTACATCTTTAAATGATGCGTATAAAACCAATTAG
- the trmB gene encoding tRNA (guanosine(46)-N7)-methyltransferase TrmB, whose amino-acid sequence MPNFKCKKLINLNFPRQSEGVEFLWKACNEKVELVLTRFENENFFIQIKQDEKGNWIIKGDKHSKPSKIGYLQKALLEFKKNFCDEILSEAVALKSTRLVEKSPLIASNLKELLSKLETKRQIYIEIGFGSGRHLLFQAKKNPEIFIVGIEIYTPALEQVAKLAKEQKLDNVLLIKSDARLLLSVLKSNFIDKIFLHFPVPWDKKPHRRVVGEKFAKECQRVLKQDGCFEVRTDSRLYFDFTLETFLNFTHLQAQIHKNKDLQISSKYEDRWKKQQKDIYDLIIKIKDESLQKQDLSDFGLEELQLNQNDLQKIKTQFKNETFAKENCFLHFENIYQKDEELVIKIAFGAFNQPEHCYLILNDSMTFLFDEPFKTEENLQALNLLKEKIKNYL is encoded by the coding sequence ATGCCAAATTTTAAATGTAAAAAACTCATAAATTTAAATTTTCCACGCCAAAGCGAGGGTGTGGAATTTCTTTGGAAAGCTTGTAATGAGAAAGTAGAGCTTGTTTTAACGCGTTTTGAGAATGAAAATTTTTTCATACAAATCAAACAAGATGAAAAAGGGAATTGGATCATTAAGGGTGATAAGCACAGCAAACCTTCAAAAATAGGGTATTTGCAAAAAGCTTTATTGGAATTTAAAAAGAATTTTTGCGATGAAATACTTAGCGAAGCAGTGGCTTTAAAAAGCACTAGACTTGTTGAGAAATCACCTTTAATTGCTAGCAATTTAAAAGAGCTTTTAAGCAAGCTTGAAACAAAAAGGCAAATTTATATAGAGATAGGTTTTGGATCGGGTAGGCATTTGCTTTTTCAAGCTAAGAAAAATCCTGAAATTTTCATCGTGGGTATAGAAATTTATACTCCTGCTTTAGAGCAAGTAGCAAAGCTTGCAAAAGAGCAAAAGCTTGATAATGTTTTACTCATAAAAAGTGATGCAAGACTGCTTTTAAGTGTTTTAAAATCAAATTTTATTGATAAAATTTTCCTTCATTTTCCAGTGCCTTGGGATAAAAAACCTCATAGGCGTGTTGTGGGAGAAAAATTTGCTAAAGAATGCCAAAGGGTTTTAAAGCAAGATGGATGCTTTGAAGTGAGAACAGATAGTCGTTTGTATTTTGATTTTACTTTGGAAACTTTTTTAAATTTTACGCATTTACAAGCCCAAATTCATAAAAATAAAGACTTGCAAATTTCAAGCAAATATGAAGACAGATGGAAAAAACAGCAAAAGGATATTTACGATCTTATCATTAAGATAAAAGATGAGAGTTTGCAAAAACAAGATTTATCAGATTTTGGCTTAGAAGAATTGCAATTAAATCAAAATGATTTGCAAAAGATAAAAACACAATTTAAAAATGAGACCTTTGCGAAGGAAAATTGCTTTTTGCATTTTGAAAATATTTACCAAAAAGATGAAGAGCTTGTGATAAAAATAGCTTTTGGAGCTTTTAATCAGCCTGAACATTGTTATTTGATTTTAAATGATAGTATGACTTTTCTTTTTGATGAACCTTTTAAAACCGAAGAAAATCTACAGGCTTTGAATTTATTAAAAGAAAAAATTAAAAATTATTTATAA